The following proteins are encoded in a genomic region of Terriglobia bacterium:
- a CDS encoding DUF2007 domain-containing protein, protein MATKPMPNAELVEVFGSKEESEVMVVSGLLETAGIDCMVTALDAPQDVLPGVGGVVVKVAADQADEARRIIEEYRASAENDASDNELTAEGETEEPA, encoded by the coding sequence ATGGCCACTAAGCCTATGCCGAACGCAGAGCTCGTGGAAGTGTTCGGATCCAAGGAAGAGTCGGAAGTCATGGTGGTAAGCGGCCTGCTCGAGACCGCCGGCATCGACTGCATGGTCACCGCTCTCGACGCCCCGCAGGACGTGCTGCCCGGCGTCGGCGGAGTGGTGGTCAAGGTTGCGGCCGACCAGGCCGACGAAGCCCGCCGTATCATCGAGGAGTATCGCGCCAGCGCTGAAAACGACGCATCCGACAACGAACTTACTGCGGAGGGCGAGACGGAAGAGCCGGCGTGA
- the murJ gene encoding murein biosynthesis integral membrane protein MurJ encodes MPTEPRLKRALRLLRPSHQHSVFSATLLLMAAVMLSRVIGYVREAYIAYAFGAGAQTDAYVAAFTLPDWLNYLVAGGTASITFIAIFTRYLAEKREREAEHTFSVIITVMSTVLVIGIALTEVLTPQIERLIFPDFSAAQLQLCVHLTRILLPAQLFFYVGGVVSAVLLSRRMFLIPALAPILYNAGIIGGGVLGARQFGIASLAVGAVAGAIVGPFLINAIGAARTGIRYRPSFDVRDAAFREWVWLSIPLMLGVSLATADDWILRYFASGGIGDITRLNYAKRLFAVPIAVLGQATGQASLPFFARLWGEKRLGDFADNVNGAVYRLAAASLLATAWMMATALPVIDLVYRRGRFSFTDARETAALFFWFALSLAFWSAQALYARAFYAAGNTLTPMVAATVITAASLPVYYALFHALDVVGLAIASDIGIAANTIVLAVLLHRRGLVPLPGLNWRELGKAAATAAVAGFAGVRVAELVRVAGSRSADVESLALGTLTWAAAVAAALWVLRSGLPRDLRRKKPQPAVAAVEPAAADLSTGVEP; translated from the coding sequence ATGCCCACCGAACCACGCCTGAAGCGTGCCCTGCGGCTGCTCCGGCCCTCGCACCAGCACAGCGTCTTCAGCGCCACCCTGCTGCTGATGGCGGCCGTGATGCTGTCGCGCGTGATCGGCTACGTGCGCGAGGCCTACATCGCGTATGCCTTTGGCGCGGGCGCGCAGACGGACGCCTACGTTGCGGCGTTCACCCTTCCGGACTGGCTGAACTACCTGGTCGCGGGCGGCACGGCGTCCATTACCTTCATCGCGATTTTCACGCGCTACCTGGCGGAAAAGCGCGAGCGCGAAGCGGAGCACACGTTCTCGGTGATTATCACCGTGATGAGCACGGTGCTGGTGATCGGGATCGCGCTCACCGAGGTGCTCACCCCGCAGATCGAGCGGCTGATCTTCCCCGATTTTTCCGCGGCGCAACTGCAGTTATGCGTGCACCTGACGCGCATCCTGCTGCCGGCGCAGTTATTTTTCTATGTCGGCGGAGTGGTGTCGGCGGTGCTGCTGTCGCGGCGCATGTTCCTGATCCCGGCTCTGGCGCCGATCCTGTACAACGCGGGCATCATCGGCGGGGGCGTGCTGGGCGCGCGGCAGTTCGGGATCGCGTCGCTGGCGGTGGGCGCCGTGGCGGGCGCCATCGTGGGGCCGTTCCTCATCAATGCCATCGGGGCGGCGCGGACCGGGATTCGCTACCGGCCGTCGTTCGACGTGCGCGATGCCGCATTTCGCGAATGGGTGTGGCTGTCCATCCCCCTGATGTTGGGTGTTTCGCTGGCGACGGCGGACGACTGGATCCTGCGCTATTTCGCGTCCGGCGGGATCGGCGACATTACTCGGCTGAATTATGCGAAGCGATTGTTCGCCGTGCCGATTGCGGTGCTGGGGCAGGCCACGGGGCAGGCGTCGCTGCCGTTCTTCGCACGGCTGTGGGGCGAGAAGCGGCTGGGGGATTTTGCCGACAACGTGAACGGGGCGGTGTACCGGCTGGCAGCGGCGTCGTTGCTGGCGACGGCGTGGATGATGGCGACGGCGCTGCCGGTCATCGATCTGGTGTACCGGCGCGGGCGGTTCAGCTTTACCGATGCGCGCGAGACGGCGGCGCTGTTCTTCTGGTTCGCGCTGTCGTTGGCGTTCTGGTCGGCGCAGGCGCTGTACGCGCGTGCGTTCTATGCCGCCGGCAACACCCTTACGCCGATGGTGGCGGCGACGGTGATCACCGCGGCGTCGCTGCCGGTGTACTACGCGCTTTTCCACGCGCTCGACGTGGTCGGGCTGGCGATTGCCTCCGACATCGGCATCGCCGCCAACACCATCGTGCTGGCGGTGTTGCTGCACCGGCGCGGGCTGGTGCCTCTGCCGGGATTGAACTGGCGGGAGTTGGGGAAGGCGGCGGCAACGGCGGCCGTGGCGGGTTTTGCGGGCGTGCGGGTCGCGGAACTAGTGCGAGTGGCGGGCAGCCGTAGCGCGGACGTGGAATCGCTGGCACTGGGGACACTGACGTGGGCCGCGGCAGTGGCGGCTGCGCTTTGGGTGCTGCGTTCCGGGCTGCCGCGGGACTTGAGAAGGAAGAAGCCGCAGCCAGCGGTGGCCGCGGTCGAGCCGGCGGCGGCCGATCTCAGCACGGGCGTGGAGCCGTGA
- a CDS encoding MBL fold metallo-hydrolase, which translates to MYFEQFYLGCLAHASYALGSHGVAAVVDPQRDIEIYLKAANEHGLKIAHIFETHLHADFVSGHKELAQRTGAKIYIGERAGARFPHVGLRDGFSLQYGDVEIRALETPGHTPESTCLVVYDREKSAVTPWAVLTGDTLFIGDVGRPDLAEGHTPQQLAGSLYDSLHQKLLNLPDEVLVYPAHGAGSLCGRNMRAERFSTIGTERLTNSALLINSRDDFIRELTSKLPPRPQYFAEDAAINREGADALQDLPSISALEPDAVREAQAHGFVVLDTRPGDEFARGHIPGSVNIGLGGQFASWAGTVLGLGARIILVAESGEKAAEARMRLARVGIEHVIGYVNSGVRGWEEAGNSLARIPQIPAAHLRERLEQLTVLDVRRESEWQAGHIEGAHWHALDDFPQALPGLDRDAPIAVHCKSGYRSIIAASLLRRAGFHNITDVLGGFDAWLAESSSAVALK; encoded by the coding sequence ATGTACTTCGAGCAGTTCTACCTCGGTTGTCTCGCCCACGCTTCTTACGCGCTGGGCTCGCATGGCGTTGCCGCCGTCGTCGATCCCCAGCGCGACATTGAGATCTACCTCAAAGCCGCCAACGAGCACGGCCTCAAGATCGCGCACATCTTCGAAACTCATCTCCACGCCGACTTCGTCTCCGGCCACAAAGAACTGGCGCAACGCACCGGAGCGAAGATTTACATCGGCGAGCGCGCCGGCGCCAGGTTTCCGCACGTCGGGCTGCGCGACGGCTTCTCGCTGCAGTATGGCGATGTGGAAATCCGCGCCCTGGAAACTCCGGGCCACACGCCGGAAAGCACCTGCCTGGTGGTCTACGATCGCGAGAAAAGCGCCGTCACACCCTGGGCGGTGCTCACCGGCGACACGCTGTTCATCGGCGACGTCGGCCGACCCGACCTGGCCGAGGGCCATACACCCCAACAACTCGCCGGCTCGCTCTACGACAGCCTGCACCAGAAGCTGCTCAACCTGCCCGACGAAGTGCTCGTCTATCCGGCACACGGCGCGGGCTCGCTGTGCGGCCGCAACATGCGCGCCGAGCGATTTTCCACCATCGGCACCGAGCGCCTCACCAACTCCGCGCTGCTCATCAACTCGCGTGACGACTTCATCCGCGAGCTGACTTCGAAGCTCCCGCCGCGGCCGCAGTACTTCGCCGAGGATGCGGCCATCAACCGCGAGGGCGCCGACGCCTTGCAGGACCTTCCATCGATCTCCGCGCTCGAGCCGGACGCGGTGCGCGAGGCGCAGGCGCACGGATTCGTCGTGCTCGACACGCGTCCCGGCGATGAGTTCGCCCGCGGCCACATTCCCGGATCGGTGAACATCGGCCTCGGCGGTCAGTTCGCTTCCTGGGCGGGAACCGTGCTGGGCCTGGGGGCCAGGATCATTCTCGTCGCCGAGTCAGGAGAGAAGGCGGCGGAAGCGCGCATGCGCCTGGCGCGCGTCGGCATCGAGCACGTCATCGGCTATGTGAACAGCGGCGTGCGAGGCTGGGAAGAAGCGGGCAATTCGCTGGCAAGAATTCCGCAGATTCCGGCGGCGCATTTGCGCGAGCGCCTGGAACAGCTCACCGTGCTCGACGTGCGCCGCGAAAGCGAGTGGCAGGCCGGCCACATCGAGGGCGCGCACTGGCACGCGCTCGACGATTTCCCGCAAGCTCTGCCCGGCCTCGACCGCGACGCGCCTATCGCCGTGCACTGCAAGAGCGGCTACCGCAGCATCATCGCCGCCAGCTTGCTGCGCCGCGCCGGGTTTCACAACATCACCGACGTCCTCGGCGGCTTCGACGCCTGGCTAGCGGAATCTTCCTCGGCAGTCGCGCTCAAATGA